From the genome of Adhaeribacter pallidiroseus:
AATCTATTTTCTGGTGTAAACTGCGGATCTCTACTTCGGCTTTCAGGTTGATAAGGTAATCGTTTTCGCTGCGCATCCGGTCTTTTTCTTCCTTGCGATTTTGGCTCATCATAATAATGGGCGCTTGCAGAGCCGCTACACAAGATAAAATTAAATTCATTAAAATAAACGGATACGGGTCAAAAGCTTCGGAGCCGGGCAACGAGCTGTTAAGAATAATCCAGGCCAGTAAAAAGCAGCAGAAGTAAATAATAAACTTCCAGCTTCCACCAAACCGGGCTACTTTGTCCGAGATGCTTTGCCCGCGGGTCAAA
Proteins encoded in this window:
- a CDS encoding DUF1003 domain-containing protein, producing MSRYLVNNTVKEAELITDNLANPPKEILTRGQSISDKVARFGGSWKFIIYFCCFLLAWIILNSSLPGSEAFDPYPFILMNLILSCVAALQAPIIMMSQNRKEEKDRMRSENDYLINLKAEVEIRSLHQKIDLLLEEQMKQLYQHQVKQLELLQQIQMQINKAS